From Pseudovibrio sp. Tun.PSC04-5.I4, a single genomic window includes:
- a CDS encoding helix-turn-helix transcriptional regulator, producing the protein MKPSQFRAWRKALGYKQKEAAEHLGLKKRMIQYYENGNRDGKPVEIPKSVRLACYALSKGISDFNGQEAVMTTTLAEETPPKS; encoded by the coding sequence ATGAAACCATCACAGTTTCGGGCATGGCGCAAAGCACTCGGCTACAAACAAAAAGAGGCAGCAGAACACCTCGGCCTAAAAAAACGGATGATTCAATATTATGAAAATGGCAACCGAGACGGTAAACCAGTTGAAATTCCGAAGTCTGTGCGCCTTGCTTGTTATGCCTTAAGCAAAGGAATTTCTGACTTTAATGGGCAAGAAGCCGTCATGACTACGACTTTAGCTGAAGAAACTCCCCCTAAGTCTTGA
- a CDS encoding MerR family transcriptional regulator — protein sequence MNSIPSRLDVAADIAGPIREDDGDGQLLAISEMSELFSVTLRTLRFYEEKGLLNPVRRGARRFYRSRDVSRMRVILQAKKIGLTLAEVRRIIKLVEGTSPRADQLTELQDICGAQELLLHEQEQALQEQIAEVRGVSQALITMLEKEAA from the coding sequence ATGAATAGTATTCCTAGTAGGCTTGATGTCGCTGCAGATATCGCTGGACCAATTCGTGAGGATGATGGGGACGGTCAACTGCTTGCGATTTCTGAGATGTCAGAGTTGTTTAGTGTAACTCTGCGTACACTTCGCTTTTATGAGGAGAAGGGGCTTCTTAACCCTGTACGCCGTGGTGCACGTCGCTTTTACAGAAGTCGTGACGTCAGCCGTATGCGGGTTATCTTGCAAGCGAAGAAAATCGGTCTCACACTCGCTGAGGTCCGTCGCATTATCAAACTCGTAGAGGGCACCAGCCCACGCGCTGATCAGCTGACAGAGCTGCAGGACATTTGTGGAGCGCAAGAACTGCTGCTTCATGAGCAAGAGCAGGCTTTGCAGGAGCAGATCGCAGAAGTGCGCGGTGTTTCTCAAGCACTCATCACGATGCTTGAAAAAGAAGCTGCATAA
- the carA gene encoding glutamine-hydrolyzing carbamoyl-phosphate synthase small subunit: protein MKAQDAWSAPKPTALLVLADGTVIEGRGVGALGKASGEVCFNTAMTGYEEILTDPSYAGQIITFTFPHIGNVGTNLDDIETVDMEGTTGARGAIIRTDITTPSNYRSGNHFDEWLKACNIVGLSGVDTRALTAFIRDKGMQNAIIAHDPDGNFDVDALKAEAANLPDLEGMDLAKGLSTAKTYDWNETTWAWQEGFGEQTQPAYHVVAMDFGVKRNILRLLAEAGCRVTVVPATTSAEEILSHKPDGVFLSNGPGDPAATGEYAVPTIRALVASGLPVFGICLGHQMLALALGGTTQKMHQGHHGANHPVHDYTTNKVEITSMNHGFSVNAGSLPENVEETHVSLFDGTNCGLRVKDAPVFSVQHHPEASPGPQDSHYLFARFIEMIENHKASAAK from the coding sequence ATGAAAGCTCAAGACGCGTGGTCTGCGCCAAAACCTACCGCCCTCCTCGTTCTCGCCGATGGCACTGTCATCGAAGGACGAGGCGTTGGAGCCCTTGGAAAAGCGTCAGGCGAAGTCTGCTTCAATACGGCTATGACCGGGTATGAAGAGATTCTCACAGATCCATCCTATGCAGGACAGATCATCACTTTCACCTTCCCGCATATTGGCAACGTCGGTACCAACCTAGATGATATCGAAACTGTAGATATGGAAGGAACGACCGGTGCACGCGGTGCAATTATACGCACTGACATCACCACTCCCTCCAACTATCGGTCCGGAAATCACTTCGATGAATGGCTCAAGGCCTGCAATATTGTTGGTCTGTCCGGCGTTGATACCCGTGCGCTCACGGCCTTCATTCGCGACAAAGGCATGCAAAATGCGATCATCGCGCATGATCCGGACGGCAATTTCGATGTGGATGCCCTAAAAGCAGAAGCAGCCAACCTTCCTGATCTGGAAGGTATGGATCTGGCGAAAGGCCTCAGCACTGCCAAGACTTACGACTGGAACGAAACCACATGGGCATGGCAAGAGGGCTTTGGCGAGCAAACACAGCCAGCCTATCATGTTGTTGCAATGGACTTCGGTGTGAAGCGCAACATTCTGCGTCTACTGGCTGAAGCTGGTTGCCGCGTGACTGTTGTTCCAGCAACCACCTCAGCTGAGGAAATCCTCTCTCACAAACCGGATGGTGTCTTCCTGTCCAACGGACCGGGCGATCCAGCAGCAACGGGTGAGTATGCGGTTCCAACAATCCGCGCACTTGTGGCTTCAGGTCTACCTGTCTTTGGTATTTGTCTGGGCCACCAGATGCTAGCGCTTGCTCTTGGCGGCACGACGCAGAAAATGCATCAGGGCCACCACGGCGCAAACCATCCAGTTCATGACTACACAACCAACAAGGTTGAGATCACCAGCATGAACCATGGCTTCTCCGTAAACGCAGGCAGCCTGCCAGAGAACGTGGAAGAAACTCACGTATCCCTGTTCGATGGCACCAACTGCGGCCTGCGTGTCAAAGATGCGCCGGTTTTCTCGGTACAGCATCACCCGGAAGCCTCACCGGGTCCGCAAGACAGCCATTACCTCTTCGCTCGTTTTATCGAGATGATCGAGAACCACAAAGCCTCTGCCGCAAAGTAA
- a CDS encoding GatB/YqeY domain-containing protein, whose amino-acid sequence MLRDKISNALKAAQEDKSKRRAATLRLISAAIMDRDIAAREQGRDGLSDEELMTLLQTMLGQREQEGAHCEACGKIELAAQERDEADMIREFLPSQLSEYEMKLVCQTVVECVEARGLRDMGRCMAELKVRYPGQMDFAKASCLVKQMLRAPQ is encoded by the coding sequence ATGTTGCGAGACAAGATATCCAATGCGCTGAAAGCAGCGCAGGAAGACAAAAGCAAAAGACGTGCAGCCACGTTACGCTTGATTTCAGCGGCCATCATGGACCGCGATATCGCAGCGCGTGAGCAAGGCCGTGATGGTTTGAGCGATGAAGAGCTCATGACCCTTTTGCAGACCATGCTTGGTCAACGTGAACAAGAGGGCGCTCATTGCGAAGCTTGTGGCAAAATAGAACTTGCTGCACAGGAACGCGATGAAGCGGATATGATCCGCGAATTCTTGCCATCCCAGCTCTCTGAATACGAAATGAAGCTTGTTTGTCAGACAGTTGTGGAATGTGTTGAAGCTCGAGGTCTGCGCGATATGGGGCGTTGCATGGCCGAGTTGAAAGTGCGTTATCCGGGTCAGATGGACTTTGCCAAAGCCAGCTGCCTGGTGAAACAGATGTTACGCGCTCCACAATAA